The following coding sequences are from one Eurosta solidaginis isolate ZX-2024a unplaced genomic scaffold, ASM4086904v1 ctg00000120.1, whole genome shotgun sequence window:
- the LOC137235625 gene encoding MD-2-related lipid-recognition protein-like: MTLLRTIILLGALTLTLAEVVDFKSCGEADVCTIHEVRIKPCPEAVEHLACNIHRRRPATMSFDFTPHFGAETLEAGLYWAKSPTLNLPLITMDRKACKFTPCPTVADQRQTYTIDVPIESKFPIYAYTIKWTLKSPAGKLCCFTTEIKVVR; encoded by the coding sequence ATGACGCTTTTAAGAACTATCATTTTACTTGGAGCCCTCACGCTTACCCTTGCCGAGGTGGTGGATTTTAAATCATGTGGCGAAGCTGATGTTTGCACTATACACGAGGTACGCATTAAACCTTGCCCAGAAGCAGTAGAACATTTGGCATGTAATATACATCGTCGACGTCCAGCCACAATGTCGTTTGATTTTACACCACATTTCGGTGCAGAAACATTAGAAGCTGGCTTATATTGGGCTAAAAGTCCTACCCTAAACTTACCGTTGATCACTATGGATAGGAAAGCATGCAAATTCACGCCGTGTCCAACTGTTGCCGATCAACGCCAAACTTACACCATTGACGTACCAATCGAGAGTAAATTCCCCATATATGCTTACACAATCAAATGGACGTTGAAATCTCCGGCCGGAAAGTTATGTTGTTTCACAACCGAAATCAAAGTGGTGCGTTAA